A region of the Leptospira broomii serovar Hurstbridge str. 5399 genome:
CTTCCCTAAATACCTGCCAAGCGGTCGGTGACCAATCAAATCCTCCCGCAAAATACATTCCCACAAATAAGAGAATGGTTCCGACGAAAACAAGAGGAATGAAGGAATATTTTAAGATAGGATTCCTGAATCTTTTTTGGTAAGAGAGAATAGCGACCGTCATTCCTTCCAAAAGTAAGAGGACCCAAAATCCGCTTCCTTGAAATCTTCCCGCTAAAAAGAGGGGAAGTAAAATCGAGATGCTTAACACAACTCTAGAGATAATCCGCCAGTTTCGACTATGAACATGATATAAAAATAAACCCGCTAGGATCGGCATGCCGACCCCGAAGGAAGCTGCATCCGGAAAGAATCCTGAGACGCCAAATGTTTCCGCATTACCTGAACTGAATGGAAAAACAGTTTCTTTAGAAAGTCCTTGGAGAGCTCCTAAAATTAAATTTGCGGTGAATCCAACGAGAATTCCGGTTCTCCATTGTTTTACGGGCGGGTCCGTATCATGAGAACTTGTCTCTTCGGCAAGAAAGTAAATTAATGCCGAAAGCCAAACTCCCAATCCGTCCAAAGTCAATCCAAACGCGTACTTGGACGAAATCCCTGTGGAGTATTCGGTATCCTGAAGAATACCGTCCGTCAGCGGAGAAATGCCAAAATATGTTAGTAGTCTCTCCACGAGCAGAAAAGCGAAAAGTGCAAGAAGCCCGGCTTTTGGATTCTTAGTGAAGTCTAGAGAATTCTTATACGGTCGGTTGATATAAAAATATTTTAGTACCGGATCTTCTTCGTTAACCGAGTGTCCATAGAACGTTGAAACATACTGTCTCAGAAAAACACCTAAGGTTGCACCGGTAAATAGTGCCGAGAGATAAAGAAATCCTATTTCCGTGGCTGAAAGTAATCCCGGAGAAAGAAACGCGAATGCTGCCGTAAAGATCCTACCCGATTTGCGATGATGCAAATTCGGTAATAATCCGGCGAGGAATTGAATGCACGCGATCCCAAAACTTGCATCCGGATTGCGGACCAATAAAGACCAGCGCAACAAAATATAAGATAAGATCACACTTAAGATAAGCGTTAAGAAAGTAGGGGTTCTAAGCGGCCTCAATCGGGCAAAAATGCTTGGCACGAATTGGAAATGGTCCTGGAAAGTAGGTAGATTTCAATCTAAAAATGGGAAAAGAACAGAAAGGAGAGACTCAATCGTCTAAAGAATCCAAGTCCGTAGGGATTTTATATGTACCCGTTAGCGTGGGAGACAAAGGGCTTTTCTTACCGGAAGCGCGATGCTTAGATACGGCCTCTGCATACTCCACGGTGTATCTAGTCCATGGAATCGCTTTTAGGCGGGCTAGAGGAATTTTTTTACCGGTTCCCTCGCAAATTCCATAGGCCCCATCCTCGATTTTCTCTAGGGCCACATCGATTTCACGAATCGTATCGATTTCGGATTCGGTTAGAACGGAACTGAGCATTTCTTCGTTGATTTCGGATGCGATATCGGCGATATCACCCATCTCTTTTAGGCCGGAAGGTTTACTGTTATCTTCCCACTTGGCATACTTCTCCAATAGAGAGTTTTTTCTCTCTACCAGTAACTCCTGCAACTCGGTCAGGATTTTCTTATCGTATGCAAGTTTTTTTGCGACCATCGGTTTTTCGGTTATACCTTAGATTCCTTATGTTCGACGTGCGCTCTGCAAAATTTGCAAAACTTTTTCGTAACAAGTTTCTCGGATTTCGCCTTTTTATTTTTCGTCTGGAAGTAAGCATCTTTCTTACATACCTGACAGGAAAGCTTAATGATCTCTCTCATGGCGGTTTCTCTTTGCGAAAATTAACCTAAAACCTAAAAAACGGGATTTTCGAGCCAAAAATGACTCCCCCCGCCTGTAGGTTTCGAGGTTGCATAAGCAATAAAAAAAAAGTTGGCTGAAAAATCAAGGAAGATCATTCGGAAACTCCGAAATTTCCTCTTTTCCGACGGGTGGATACTTTCTCCAAATTGCCGCTAAAACACTTCCAATTAAAGAATGAATAAAACTGGATAAGGCAGCC
Encoded here:
- a CDS encoding membrane protein, producing MILSYILLRWSLLVRNPDASFGIACIQFLAGLLPNLHHRKSGRIFTAAFAFLSPGLLSATEIGFLYLSALFTGATLGVFLRQYVSTFYGHSVNEEDPVLKYFYINRPYKNSLDFTKNPKAGLLALFAFLLVERLLTYFGISPLTDGILQDTEYSTGISSKYAFGLTLDGLGVWLSALIYFLAEETSSHDTDPPVKQWRTGILVGFTANLILGALQGLSKETVFPFSSGNAETFGVSGFFPDAASFGVGMPILAGLFLYHVHSRNWRIISRVVLSISILLPLFLAGRFQGSGFWVLLLLEGMTVAILSYQKRFRNPILKYSFIPLVFVGTILLFVGMYFAGGFDWSPTAWQVFREDIATAWHKGKGLSKILELYWKDGWIQTLSAWNWWKEAPIFGQGFGNFALRWIELGPKGSFPPQGQQDFVLSSLVLLISDGGVLFFLLFATWIGFEAYLRGTYWTLVLLLFPVFFYQPWIGGAGSLGFLLFWILGSSGPSTRMFPKWWIVPAFNLVCLVFGLTIAMKTLVKLSSHAQGPEFRYEERKTFQLSAREKNTVKNGLRVHVFHSGTSWVIGDKNSVNLRVGLAQDPKPGKPIYIKWIFSDEKGVELQSRSTPLNSISNPVALTVPAGAKLLTAKVLRVSWMEFGPTEFFISAEDFDGLNRIR
- a CDS encoding TraR/DksA family transcriptional regulator; the protein is MVAKKLAYDKKILTELQELLVERKNSLLEKYAKWEDNSKPSGLKEMGDIADIASEINEEMLSSVLTESEIDTIREIDVALEKIEDGAYGICEGTGKKIPLARLKAIPWTRYTVEYAEAVSKHRASGKKSPLSPTLTGTYKIPTDLDSLDD
- the rpmG gene encoding 50S ribosomal protein L33, producing MREIIKLSCQVCKKDAYFQTKNKKAKSEKLVTKKFCKFCRAHVEHKESKV